A window from Chryseobacterium vaccae encodes these proteins:
- a CDS encoding type 1 glutamine amidotransferase domain-containing protein produces the protein MKKILLVVTNTGHYKSGLETGLWLSELTHIYHTAKEKGWVVTIGSPKGGHVPIDPESLKPLVLDKISRSYYENTAFMNDLNQSKNLLEVQNKDFDCVYLAGGHATMYDFPDDIIIQNIIRKQYESGKMVAAICHGVGGLINVKLSDGTYLITGKSMTGFDWFEETIARRKREVPFNLEASIVERGADLKKACIPMTSNVIVDGNLITGQNPFSSKEMAQVVAKELDK, from the coding sequence ATGAAAAAAATCCTTCTGGTTGTAACGAATACCGGACATTATAAAAGTGGTTTAGAAACCGGTCTATGGTTGAGTGAGCTTACCCATATCTACCACACAGCAAAAGAAAAAGGATGGGTGGTCACCATAGGAAGTCCTAAAGGAGGACATGTTCCCATTGACCCCGAGAGCTTAAAACCTCTTGTATTGGACAAAATTTCAAGATCATATTACGAAAACACTGCTTTTATGAACGACCTCAATCAATCAAAGAATTTGCTGGAAGTTCAAAATAAAGATTTTGATTGTGTATATCTCGCAGGTGGCCATGCGACAATGTATGATTTCCCCGATGATATTATTATACAAAATATAATCAGAAAGCAGTACGAAAGTGGAAAAATGGTTGCTGCCATTTGCCATGGAGTGGGAGGATTGATTAATGTAAAGCTTTCAGACGGAACTTATCTGATTACGGGAAAATCAATGACTGGATTTGATTGGTTCGAGGAGACCATCGCCAGAAGAAAAAGGGAGGTTCCTTTTAATCTTGAAGCTTCAATTGTTGAACGTGGTGCAGATCTGAAAAAAGCATGTATTCCCATGACGTCCAATGTTATAGTGGATGGGAATCTGATTACAGGACAAAACCCCTTCAGCTCAAAAGAAATGGCACAAGTTGTTGCTAAAGAACTTGATAAATAA
- a CDS encoding nitroreductase family protein: protein MNLSEVVDFRRSVRVYDREKALEDEKIRACLQLAALAPSSSNMQLWEFHHITDTDLLSKVSSACLDQTATSTAAQIVVFVTRRDLFRKRAKFVLNFEKGNIRRNSPVERQEKRIKDRELYYGKIMPLLYGRFFGLLGSFRKLLTGTIGVFRTITREVSENDMRVVVHKSCALAAQTFMIAMANEGYDTCPLEGFDSKVLKKVLGLPRGAEVNMVVSCGIRKGNEGIWGERCRVPFNEIYIKR from the coding sequence TATCAGAAGTAGTGGACTTTAGACGATCTGTACGTGTCTATGATCGGGAAAAAGCTCTAGAGGATGAAAAAATCAGAGCATGTCTTCAATTGGCAGCTTTAGCCCCAAGTAGTTCCAATATGCAGCTTTGGGAGTTTCATCACATCACAGATACTGATCTGTTATCTAAGGTTTCCAGCGCTTGTCTGGATCAGACTGCCACTTCAACAGCAGCGCAGATCGTGGTTTTTGTCACAAGGCGTGATCTGTTTCGCAAAAGGGCAAAATTTGTACTGAATTTTGAAAAAGGAAACATCAGACGCAATAGTCCTGTTGAGCGGCAGGAAAAACGGATCAAGGACAGAGAATTATATTATGGGAAGATCATGCCCTTATTATATGGACGTTTCTTTGGCTTATTGGGAAGTTTTAGAAAATTATTGACAGGAACTATAGGAGTGTTCAGAACCATTACAAGAGAGGTGTCAGAGAATGATATGCGAGTGGTGGTTCATAAATCCTGTGCGTTGGCAGCTCAAACTTTTATGATCGCCATGGCAAATGAAGGATATGATACCTGTCCATTGGAAGGTTTTGATAGCAAGGTATTAAAAAAAGTATTGGGCCTACCCCGTGGAGCTGAAGTGAATATGGTTGTTTCCTGCGGGATCAGAAAAGGGAATGAAGGTATTTGGGGTGAACGCTGTAGGGTTCCGTTTAACGAAATATATATAAAGAGATAA